A stretch of DNA from Micromonospora peucetia:
GTCGACGTACGCGACCGCAACCCCGACAACGGAGGCAAGCTGCAACTGTGGGACTGCTCCGGCGACGCCAACCAGAAGTGGTCCCGCGCCTGACCCGTCGGGGAACCACGCGGGCTTCGCCCACTGAAGTTCGTCCGACGAGGCCCGGCGTGAGGCGGGCTCGGGTCTGCCGCTGGCTTAGTCTGGCTTGGTGACTCACGCGGCTGATGGCAGTCCCGGGTCGACCCGAGCGGTCTATCCAGGGACGTTCGATCCGTTCACGCCGGGTCATCTGGATGTTGTCGACCGCGCGCGCCGCATGTTCGATCAGGTCACAGTCCTCGTTGCCGTCAACGACGGCAAGCAGCCGTCTGGGACGACTGTTGCGCGGGCGAGGGAGATCCGGGGCCTGCTTCCGGCGGGCTGGGAGAACGTCACGGTGGCCGCGTGGCATGGGTTGACCGCCGACTATTGCCGGCGGAATGGGTGCGGGCTGATCATCCGCGGGGTCAGGAACTCGACCGATTTCTTGCGTGAGTACGAACTCGCCACGATGAATGAGGCGCTGGGCGTCACGACGTTGTTCATGCCTGCCCGGCCGGAGTTGGCGACGATGTCGTCCACTGCGGTGCGGGCTCTGCGAGCCTGAGCTGCTCAGGACGGTCGTCGAGCCGGTCGACCCGGACCGGACCCGGCCGCCGCTGCGCCGCTGGCAGTGGGCCGGGTACGGGCAGAGCCGACCGTACGAGCTGGTGATCCCGCTCGCGGGCATGACGCCCGGCCGGGGCGTACTGCGCCGCGAGCTGGCCCGCCGGCTGCCCGGCCACGCCGCTGGCTCCCGATCCGTTGTGTGACCTGACCGCCCGGAGGATGTCGTGCCACAAAGCGGCTTGCCGGTGTACGCGAGCTTCGCTTACCCTCGTCGGACACCTCCCGGTGCGCAGGCAACGGCTACTTCCGCTTTCAACGGGGAGACGCGGGTGCAAATCCCGCCGCCGCCGAAAGGCGGTGTCGATCAGCAGCCCAGGTCACCTTGGCCCGCGAGGGCCGGTCTCCGTTGCCGTTCTGATCTCGGAAGGGGTGCCACGCCGCGTACCCCGGTGCGACGGAGACAGCTACTTCCTGGCTTGCAGCCTGGCCCGCGGTGGGAATCCGCGAAGCTGTGTCCGACCTTGATCTCGGGTACGTGGCGTCGCCCGTTTCCGGCCTCCGTGACCATGGGCCGGCAAACTCCGTTGTCCGCCTGTCGCCGCCACCGCTACCGTCGTGCCCGCACCTCCCGGTGCGAAGGCGACGGTTACATCTTGGAGGGGCGCACGCCCCGTTGAAGAGCCCGTCCGTCGCCGGCTCAGATCTCGGGAGGCGCGACCACACCGGTATCCGGTGCGCAGGCAACGGTTGCTTCAGTGATCCCCCATGGGGGTCTCGGTCCGCCGGACACCCACGGGTGGACGGCAGCCACCTCCGTCGCCGACCTCGGTCTCGGATACCCGGTGCGGTCGTGCCTCCTACCGCTCGACGGCATGTGGGGGACACGATGGCCAAGTTCAACCTCAAGCGGGGCAACCAGCAGGACGTCGTCACCGCCGAGGGCGCGCCCGGTTTCACCCGCGAGCCGCGCACCGAACTGTTCCTGCTGGGTGTGTCGAACATGGTCGGTGAGGACACCTTCTACGAGGGCGTCGCCGACCGGGACGCCCGGTTCCGTGAGCTGGTCGCCGCCGTGGCTGTCGCCGACCCCGACTGGTTCGCGCGCTTCGTGCGTTGGCTGCGTACCGGCGCGATGCTGCGTTCGGCGTCCGTCGTGGCCGCCCTGGAGGGCGCCCGCGCCCAGGTCGCCGCCGGCATCCCGGGCTCCCGGGCCGTGGTCGACTCCGCGTTGCAGCGGGCCGACGAGCCGGGCGAGGCCATCGCGTACTGGCTGGGCCGCCACGGGCGGGCGATGCCCAAGCCGGTCAAGCGGGGCATCGCCGACGCGGCGGTGCGGCTGTACCACGAGCGGAGCCTGCTCAAGTACGACGCCGACGGCAGCGCGGTACGGTTCGGCGACGTCATCGACCTGACCCACCCGACGGCGCGGGACGAGCGGCAGGGCGACCTCTTCCGACACGCGTTGGACCGCCGGCACAAACGCGACAACCCGTTGCCGCAGTCCCTGACGGTGCTGGCGGCCCGGGCCGAGCTCATGGCGTTGCCGGTCGAGCGGCGCGCGGAGGTCACCGACCCGGCGGTGCTGGGCGCGGCCGGCATGACCTGGGAGGCCCTCGCGGGCTGGCGGCAGACCGCGATGGACGCCGCCGCGTGGGAGGCGGTCATCCCGAACATGGGCTACCTGGCGCTGCTGCGCAACCTGCGCAACTTCGACCGGGCCGGCGTCAGCGACGCCGTCGCCGAGGCGGTGGCGGCCAGGCTGGCCGATCCGGACGAGGTCGCCCGGTCACGCGTGCTGCCGATGCGGTACCTGTCGGCGTACAACGCGGCACCGAGCCTGCGGTGGGCGTACCCGTTGGAGAAGGCGTTGCGGCAGGCGCTGGCGAACGTGCCCGCCCTGGACGCGCGGACCCTGATCCTGATCGACACGTCGGGGTCGATGAACAGCGCGTTCAGCAGGGACGGCACGCTGCGCTGCTGGGACGCGGCCACCGTGTTCGGCCTCGCGCTGGACGCCCGAGCGCGGGAGGCCACGGTGGTGTCGTTCTCCAACGCCAGCGCGGTGTTCCCGGCCGTCGCCGGCGAGTCGGTGCTGGCGGCGGTGCGCCGGTTCAAGGAGGGCGGCTTCTTCTACGGCCGCGGGACCGAGACCGGGAAGGCGGTACGCGAGCACTACGACCGGCACGACCGGGTGGTCATCCTCACCGACGAGCAGGCGCACTGGCAGGGCGCACATGACGTCACGGCCGCCGTGCCCGCGCGGGTTCCGGTGTACACCTGGAACCTGGCCGGATACCGGGTCGGACACGCGCCGACGGCCGGCAACCGGCACACGTTCGGCGGCCTGTCCGACGCCGCGTTCGCCATGATCCCGCTCATCGAGGCGGGGTCGCGCGGCCACTGGCCCTTCTGACCGGCGTCGCGGCGTCGGGCCGGGGCCAGCGCCGTGGCACGGGCCGGTGGGCGGCGGCCATTGACGACGATCCACGTACGTTGCAAGATGCGAGCGCACCGTCGTGGTGTGAGGATCCGGTGATCCCTGGCGTACGCGATCAGGAGGCCCAGCCGTGAATACCGGTTTGTCGCTTGTGCTCTTCCCCGTCGCGTTGGGCATCGTCATGCTCGGACTCGGCCTCACCCTGACCCTGGCCGACTTCCGCCGCGTCGTCGCTTATCCCCGGGCCGTGATCGTCTCCCTGGTCTGCCAGATGCTGGTCCTGCCGGCCATCTGCCTGGGCCTGGTGCTCGCCGCCGACCTGCGTCCGGAGTTGGCCGTCGGGATGATGCTGCTCGCCGCCTCCCCCGGCGGCAGCACGGCCAGCCTCTACAGCCACCTGTTCAAGGGCAACGTCGCGCTCAACGTCACCCTGACCGCCATCAACTCGGTGCTCGCCCTGTTCACGCTGCCCCTGATCGTCAACCT
This window harbors:
- a CDS encoding TROVE domain-containing protein — its product is MAKFNLKRGNQQDVVTAEGAPGFTREPRTELFLLGVSNMVGEDTFYEGVADRDARFRELVAAVAVADPDWFARFVRWLRTGAMLRSASVVAALEGARAQVAAGIPGSRAVVDSALQRADEPGEAIAYWLGRHGRAMPKPVKRGIADAAVRLYHERSLLKYDADGSAVRFGDVIDLTHPTARDERQGDLFRHALDRRHKRDNPLPQSLTVLAARAELMALPVERRAEVTDPAVLGAAGMTWEALAGWRQTAMDAAAWEAVIPNMGYLALLRNLRNFDRAGVSDAVAEAVAARLADPDEVARSRVLPMRYLSAYNAAPSLRWAYPLEKALRQALANVPALDARTLILIDTSGSMNSAFSRDGTLRCWDAATVFGLALDARAREATVVSFSNASAVFPAVAGESVLAAVRRFKEGGFFYGRGTETGKAVREHYDRHDRVVILTDEQAHWQGAHDVTAAVPARVPVYTWNLAGYRVGHAPTAGNRHTFGGLSDAAFAMIPLIEAGSRGHWPF
- the coaD gene encoding pantetheine-phosphate adenylyltransferase; this encodes MTHAADGSPGSTRAVYPGTFDPFTPGHLDVVDRARRMFDQVTVLVAVNDGKQPSGTTVARAREIRGLLPAGWENVTVAAWHGLTADYCRRNGCGLIIRGVRNSTDFLREYELATMNEALGVTTLFMPARPELATMSSTAVRALRA